One genomic segment of Actinoplanes ianthinogenes includes these proteins:
- a CDS encoding anti-sigma factor produces the protein MSVDIHSLVGAYALDAVDDLERAAVDRHLLECDECRVEAAELRETAARLADGTWSVPPPRLRDNVLAAVATTRQLPVATPRRARRSHRSRWIAAAAAVVAAVSAGTTVFTVQELRVRDEHSAVEAARAREAEVRGILAAPDVVLRDQVLAGGGKVTVAYSRLRDSGVIMMAADAPPTGGRVFQLWTVRSGAPVSEGVLAVGQTTAVQIVDGMPAPSVVGVSVEPPGGSPTPTLMVAGVKTT, from the coding sequence ATGAGCGTCGACATCCACTCGCTGGTCGGCGCGTATGCGCTGGACGCCGTCGACGACCTCGAACGGGCGGCCGTCGACCGCCACCTGCTCGAGTGCGACGAGTGCCGGGTCGAGGCCGCCGAGCTGCGCGAGACCGCCGCCCGGCTGGCCGACGGCACCTGGTCGGTGCCGCCGCCACGGCTGCGCGACAACGTCCTGGCCGCGGTCGCGACGACCCGCCAGCTCCCGGTCGCCACGCCGCGCCGCGCCCGGCGGTCTCATCGGTCACGGTGGATCGCCGCGGCCGCCGCTGTGGTCGCGGCGGTCAGCGCGGGCACGACCGTCTTCACCGTTCAAGAGCTTCGCGTACGCGACGAGCACAGCGCTGTCGAAGCCGCCCGCGCCCGGGAGGCCGAAGTCCGTGGCATCCTGGCCGCCCCCGACGTGGTGCTCCGCGACCAGGTGCTGGCCGGCGGAGGCAAGGTCACCGTGGCGTACTCCCGGCTGCGCGACTCCGGGGTGATCATGATGGCCGCGGACGCCCCGCCCACCGGTGGCCGGGTCTTCCAGCTGTGGACGGTCCGGTCGGGCGCCCCGGTCTCCGAGGGCGTGCTGGCCGTCGGCCAGACCACGGCCGTGCAGATCGTCGACGGCATGCCCGCGCCCTCCGTCGTCGGTGTCTCGGTGGAACCGCCGGGCGGATCGCCGACGCCGACGCTGATGGTGGCCGGCGTGAAGACGACCTGA
- the sigK gene encoding ECF RNA polymerase sigma factor SigK, translating to MAERDVSHRAGRLAPVPGPAAPVDADRLLRAVGRGDEQAFARLYDLVAPRVYGLVRRVVRDPAQAEEVAQEVLVEVWRCAARFDPDGGSATAWVFTIAHRRAVDRVRAEQAAAERTVRAGAASLDTPYDAVADEVSGRLERQQVRHCLDDLTDLQRQVVTMAYYQGHSYPQVAELLRTPLGTVKTRMRDGLIRLRDCLGVEVPA from the coding sequence ATGGCGGAGCGCGACGTGAGTCACCGGGCGGGGCGGCTGGCCCCGGTGCCCGGACCGGCGGCACCGGTGGACGCGGACAGGCTGTTGCGGGCGGTCGGCCGCGGCGACGAGCAGGCGTTCGCCCGGCTCTACGACCTGGTGGCGCCCCGGGTGTACGGGCTGGTCAGACGGGTGGTGCGCGACCCCGCCCAGGCGGAGGAGGTCGCCCAGGAGGTGCTGGTCGAGGTCTGGCGTTGCGCGGCCCGGTTCGACCCGGACGGCGGGTCGGCGACCGCGTGGGTGTTCACCATCGCGCACCGGCGGGCCGTCGACCGGGTCCGCGCCGAGCAGGCGGCGGCCGAGCGGACCGTGCGGGCCGGCGCGGCGTCGCTGGACACCCCCTACGACGCGGTGGCCGACGAGGTGTCCGGGCGGCTGGAGCGCCAGCAGGTGCGCCACTGCCTGGACGACCTCACCGACCTCCAGCGCCAGGTGGTCACCATGGCCTACTACCAGGGCCACTCGTATCCGCAGGTGGCCGAGCTGTTGCGGACCCCGCTGGGCACGGTGAAGACCCGGATGCGCGACGGCCTGATCCGGCTGCGCGACTGCCTGGGCGTGGAGGTGCCGGCATGA
- a CDS encoding SDR family NAD(P)-dependent oxidoreductase, whose protein sequence is MPVTVITGGTDGIGRALATTYLDRGHDVLVIGTSAEKGNAFLAGAAAAGAGERAHFLPADLSLVAENRRVIAWITERFAAVDVLILGARFHRSTRAETPDGLESNFALYYLSRHLLSHGLVPLLNRAAHPVVLNFGGAGLTGPPRWDDLQLRHNYPGTGALGHSAALCDLLGVRFTALHREPPIHYVLNHPGVVATSFAGEYDPATAAHVDGLRTSGKPVALAVAQILPFLDSPATGLSAVLEGKALPVDTPAFDPEAAAALHEITEKLLADLPVR, encoded by the coding sequence ATGCCGGTAACGGTGATCACCGGAGGCACCGACGGCATCGGCAGGGCGCTGGCCACGACCTATCTGGATCGCGGTCACGACGTGCTCGTCATCGGCACCAGCGCGGAGAAGGGAAATGCCTTCCTGGCCGGTGCGGCAGCGGCCGGGGCCGGCGAGCGGGCCCATTTCCTGCCGGCCGATCTGAGTCTGGTCGCCGAGAACCGGCGGGTGATCGCATGGATCACCGAGCGCTTCGCGGCGGTCGACGTCCTGATCCTGGGCGCGCGATTCCACCGCTCGACCCGCGCTGAGACGCCGGACGGGCTGGAGAGCAATTTCGCGCTGTATTACCTCAGTCGCCATCTGCTCAGCCACGGCCTGGTTCCGCTGCTGAACCGCGCCGCCCATCCGGTGGTGCTGAACTTCGGCGGGGCCGGCCTCACCGGGCCACCCCGCTGGGACGACCTGCAGCTGCGGCACAACTATCCCGGCACCGGGGCCCTGGGGCACAGCGCCGCGCTCTGTGACCTGCTCGGCGTACGTTTCACCGCACTACACCGCGAGCCCCCGATCCACTACGTCCTCAACCATCCGGGGGTGGTCGCCACCAGCTTCGCCGGCGAGTACGACCCCGCCACCGCTGCTCACGTCGACGGGTTGCGCACCTCGGGCAAGCCGGTGGCTCTGGCGGTGGCCCAGATCCTCCCCTTCCTGGACTCCCCCGCCACCGGGCTGAGCGCGGTGCTCGAAGGCAAGGCTCTGCCCGTCGACACCCCGGCCTTCGACCCGGAGGCCGCCGCGGCCCTGCACGAGATCACCGAGAAGCTCCTGGCCGACCTGCCCGTGCGCTGA
- a CDS encoding MarR family winged helix-turn-helix transcriptional regulator, with product MNRAVTPRRAGKGEAAEPDPLTRLEAGLSALVRWNESKHIRTELAVRSGHDLPPSEWRLLEHFDLAAPMRISDVADCLRVDVSTVSLQLRQLRRLQLVEAVPDPRDRRATLIAITPAGRSALATVRAARRELLAEVFAAVPPEELGAAADVLLVVQDHMLAGMRGVPDAVTTD from the coding sequence GTGAACCGAGCCGTGACGCCGCGCCGGGCCGGGAAAGGCGAAGCGGCCGAGCCGGACCCGCTGACCCGCCTGGAGGCCGGGCTCTCGGCCCTGGTCCGCTGGAACGAGAGCAAGCACATCCGCACCGAGCTCGCCGTCCGAAGTGGCCACGATCTGCCGCCCAGCGAGTGGCGGCTGCTGGAACACTTCGACCTGGCCGCGCCGATGCGCATCTCGGACGTGGCCGATTGCCTGCGTGTCGACGTGTCGACGGTGTCACTGCAACTGCGTCAGCTGCGCCGCCTTCAGCTGGTCGAGGCGGTCCCGGACCCGCGCGACAGGCGGGCGACGCTGATCGCCATCACGCCGGCGGGCCGCAGCGCCCTGGCAACCGTGCGGGCCGCGCGGCGGGAATTGCTGGCCGAGGTCTTCGCCGCCGTGCCCCCGGAGGAGCTAGGCGCGGCGGCCGACGTGTTGCTCGTCGTGCAGGACCACATGCTCGCCGGCATGCGGGGCGTTCCCGATGCGGTCACCACCGACTGA
- a CDS encoding GGDEF domain-containing protein yields MRGVGRKSGTAIAAGLAVQGLLPLLGSRTGVVADNVLLALIALVTTLGHRRQARTSRGQQRWAWSLAAAAAGLWSASSVVDTVDVFLSADASLDELLAVGAALCSLVALVLLGSAGRAGHGDRLSRLLDVATVSGALFLLAWEFVIEPAQARLPGLSGPLVVSVLLPELIGAAYAVVLLSRSLSHRGDTALTLLALGLLAFAATMLLAVHNLAHQLPWYATGVGAGYVIAGLLTALASRAPLPPETFTEQAHRAGRWLLLPYLPVSLAFAVAAWRYLHTGSLTAALFWLLLATATLVLVRQFLNLRVNQRLADELRRRGAELAHQAAHDPLTGLANRAGFQQRAEAELAAAGPDGLTGVLLIDLDGFKAVNDTYGHAAGDALLVGVAARLRAGVRGDDTVARLGGDEFAVVLPHLNDPGEVYDIGLRVLHQLTEPIDVGVAVITARGSVGATVGVGGRHEPLDLVEQADVALYEAKAAGKGVVRTHGSVLIGGPGSVGGDRIGNAPHAGEHVVLHDEQHVGRRA; encoded by the coding sequence ATGCGGGGAGTAGGACGGAAGTCGGGCACGGCGATCGCGGCCGGCCTGGCCGTGCAGGGCCTGCTGCCGTTGCTCGGCTCGCGCACCGGCGTGGTGGCCGACAACGTCCTGCTGGCGCTGATCGCGCTGGTCACCACGCTCGGACACCGCCGGCAGGCGCGGACGTCGCGCGGGCAGCAGCGCTGGGCGTGGTCGCTGGCCGCGGCCGCCGCCGGACTGTGGTCGGCCTCCAGCGTGGTCGACACCGTGGACGTCTTCCTGTCCGCCGACGCGTCACTCGACGAGCTGCTGGCGGTCGGCGCGGCGCTGTGTTCCCTGGTCGCGCTGGTGCTGCTGGGCAGCGCCGGCCGGGCCGGGCACGGTGACCGGCTGTCCCGGCTGCTCGACGTCGCCACGGTGTCCGGCGCGCTGTTCCTGCTCGCGTGGGAGTTCGTGATCGAGCCGGCCCAGGCGCGGCTGCCCGGGCTCAGCGGCCCGCTCGTCGTCTCGGTGCTGCTGCCCGAGCTGATCGGTGCGGCGTACGCGGTCGTGCTGCTCTCCCGCAGCCTGTCCCACCGCGGCGACACCGCGCTGACCCTGCTCGCGCTGGGCCTGCTGGCGTTCGCCGCCACCATGCTCCTGGCGGTGCACAACCTCGCCCACCAGCTGCCGTGGTACGCCACCGGCGTCGGCGCCGGCTACGTCATCGCCGGGCTGCTGACCGCGCTGGCCAGCCGGGCGCCGCTGCCACCGGAGACGTTCACCGAGCAGGCGCACCGGGCGGGGCGGTGGCTGCTGCTGCCGTACCTGCCGGTGAGCCTCGCGTTCGCCGTCGCCGCCTGGCGTTACCTGCACACCGGCAGCCTCACCGCGGCCCTGTTCTGGCTGCTGCTGGCCACCGCCACCCTGGTGCTGGTCCGGCAGTTCCTCAACCTGCGGGTCAACCAGCGACTCGCCGACGAGCTGCGCCGCCGCGGTGCGGAACTGGCCCACCAGGCGGCGCACGACCCGCTGACCGGGCTGGCCAACCGGGCCGGGTTCCAGCAGCGGGCCGAGGCCGAGCTGGCCGCGGCCGGCCCGGACGGGCTCACCGGCGTCCTGCTGATCGACCTGGACGGCTTCAAAGCCGTGAACGACACCTACGGCCACGCCGCCGGCGATGCGCTGCTGGTCGGCGTGGCGGCGAGGCTGCGGGCCGGGGTACGCGGCGACGACACGGTGGCCCGCCTCGGTGGCGACGAGTTCGCCGTCGTGCTGCCCCACCTGAACGACCCGGGCGAGGTGTACGACATCGGCCTGCGCGTCCTGCACCAGCTGACCGAGCCGATCGACGTGGGCGTCGCCGTGATCACCGCCCGCGGCAGCGTCGGCGCGACCGTCGGCGTGGGCGGCCGGCACGAGCCGCTCGACCTGGTGGAGCAGGCCGATGTCGCCCTGTACGAGGCGAAGGCGGCCGGCAAGGGCGTGGTCCGCACCCACGGCTCGGTCCTGATCGGCGGGCCCGGGTCAGTCGGTGGTGACCGCATCGGGAACGCCCCGCATGCCGGCGAGCATGTGGTCCTGCACGACGAGCAACACGTCGGCCGCCGCGCCTAG
- a CDS encoding class I SAM-dependent methyltransferase, translating to MFSPNGPSLRELCVQALSSVEGGYDRLAEKFDHTPFRTPDSILHATVQELSAAGPFHRGLDVCCGTGAGLTVLDRLCRDQVTGVDFSAGMLGEARGAVPRATLVRADVRALPFTGGFDLAVTFGALGHFLPSERPALFEGVHRALRPGGLFAVAIGDLPTRNTGVYWATLGLDLAMVVRNTVVRPPFVMYYRTTPRPAVRRDLRAAGFTVETVDLSADGGDLRFSLLLARRPAMRYFDG from the coding sequence GTGTTCTCTCCTAACGGCCCGTCGCTGCGGGAGCTGTGCGTGCAGGCACTGTCCTCGGTCGAAGGCGGGTATGACCGGCTGGCGGAGAAATTCGACCACACCCCGTTCCGGACCCCGGACAGCATTCTCCACGCGACCGTCCAGGAGTTGTCGGCGGCGGGGCCGTTCCACCGCGGTCTGGATGTCTGCTGCGGGACCGGCGCGGGCCTGACCGTCCTGGACCGACTGTGCCGGGATCAGGTGACCGGCGTCGACTTCAGCGCCGGGATGCTCGGCGAGGCGCGCGGCGCGGTTCCGCGGGCCACGCTGGTGCGCGCCGATGTCCGGGCGCTGCCGTTCACCGGCGGCTTCGACCTCGCGGTGACCTTCGGTGCGCTGGGGCACTTCCTGCCGTCGGAGCGGCCGGCGCTGTTCGAGGGGGTGCACCGGGCGTTGCGGCCCGGCGGCCTCTTCGCGGTGGCGATCGGCGACCTGCCGACGCGCAACACCGGGGTGTACTGGGCGACGCTCGGCCTGGACCTGGCCATGGTGGTCCGCAACACCGTGGTGCGGCCGCCGTTCGTCATGTATTACCGCACCACTCCCCGGCCCGCGGTCCGGCGTGACCTGCGGGCGGCCGGCTTCACCGTGGAGACGGTCGACCTGAGCGCCGACGGCGGCGACCTGCGGTTCTCGCTGCTGCTCGCCCGCAGACCCGCCATGAGATACTTTGATGGTTAA
- a CDS encoding putative bifunctional diguanylate cyclase/phosphodiesterase, translated as MNVRRRDHEGAHRLWCVALVIGVVVVGGYYLLSSGGVAQSIVYPTIGCTYALLMLVGVRLHRPERPAIWYLFAAGQLMSVSGDVVWNYYVYVLHQEPFPSLADVFYLSSYPLLVAGFVRLVHQHRDRDPRAVLDAAIVATGTGLVFWVFILHPAATASAATLLERVINTAYPAADVMLLAILAGLFTGSRAGHPSARLLGAAAVALLSADVAYATLGELINVEQGGPVDALFMSSYVLWGAAALHPSMAARRAETSPAGRVQVRRGRQALLTASSLLAPGLLFLPGVSGRRGDWMVAAAGAVVLFLLISARMSGFLKQIQKQAGDLETLALHDELTGLANRRQFQTLLRAALTTGPCCVALLDLTGFKKVNDQLGHHVGDQLLAEVAGRLTAAAGDLASVARMGGDEFAFLMPGASPEAATRMAERIGQQLAKPIRAAGHDLLIRANIGLADTGPFTEPPEALRRADVAMYAAKGAGEPYRWYVADFDRGADEDARIGAELRTAMDAGHLRLVYQPIVELPTGRLVAVEALVRWHHPERGVIGPADFIPVAERDGTIVELGAWILREACRQLAIWRAEPGSGAPPRVTVNVSARQLARPGLVDTVRDALTVNGLPAASLTVEVTETAVFESGRSVEALHRLDEMGVRIALDDFGTGHSSLTLLQTVPAHALKVDKSFVDQVAAGGRPAVIAATLIKVAEGLGMSAVAEGVETAEQAAELHRLGYQLAQGYYFGRPTENPRSADAALAG; from the coding sequence GTGAACGTTCGACGCCGCGACCATGAGGGTGCGCACCGCCTGTGGTGCGTCGCCCTGGTGATCGGGGTCGTGGTCGTCGGCGGCTACTACCTGCTGTCCTCCGGCGGCGTGGCGCAGAGCATCGTCTACCCCACCATCGGCTGCACCTACGCCCTGCTCATGCTGGTCGGCGTCCGCCTGCACCGGCCGGAGCGCCCGGCGATCTGGTACCTGTTCGCGGCCGGCCAGCTGATGTCGGTCTCCGGCGACGTCGTCTGGAACTACTACGTGTACGTGCTCCATCAGGAGCCGTTCCCGTCACTCGCCGACGTGTTCTATCTGAGCAGTTACCCGCTTCTGGTCGCCGGGTTCGTCCGGCTGGTCCACCAGCACCGCGACCGTGACCCCCGGGCGGTGCTCGACGCGGCCATCGTCGCCACCGGCACCGGCCTGGTGTTCTGGGTGTTCATCCTGCACCCGGCGGCCACCGCGTCCGCCGCGACGCTGCTCGAACGCGTCATCAACACCGCCTATCCGGCGGCCGACGTCATGCTGCTGGCCATCCTGGCCGGCCTGTTCACCGGCTCCCGCGCCGGCCACCCGAGCGCGCGGCTGCTCGGCGCGGCGGCGGTGGCGCTGCTGAGCGCCGACGTCGCCTACGCCACCCTCGGCGAGCTCATCAACGTCGAGCAGGGCGGTCCGGTCGACGCGCTCTTCATGTCCTCCTACGTGCTGTGGGGCGCCGCCGCGCTGCACCCGTCGATGGCGGCCCGGCGTGCCGAAACGTCGCCGGCCGGCCGGGTGCAGGTGCGCCGCGGCCGCCAGGCGCTGCTGACCGCCAGCTCCCTGCTCGCCCCCGGCCTGCTGTTCCTGCCCGGCGTCTCCGGCCGGCGCGGCGACTGGATGGTGGCCGCCGCCGGCGCCGTGGTGCTGTTCCTGCTCATCTCCGCCCGGATGTCCGGATTTCTCAAGCAGATCCAGAAGCAGGCCGGTGACCTGGAGACGCTGGCGCTGCACGACGAACTGACCGGACTCGCGAACCGGCGCCAGTTCCAGACGCTGCTGCGCGCCGCCCTGACGACCGGGCCGTGCTGCGTGGCGCTGCTCGACCTGACCGGCTTCAAGAAGGTCAACGACCAGCTCGGCCACCACGTCGGCGACCAGCTGCTCGCCGAGGTCGCCGGGCGGTTGACCGCCGCCGCCGGTGACCTCGCGTCGGTCGCCCGGATGGGCGGCGACGAGTTCGCCTTCCTGATGCCGGGCGCGAGCCCGGAGGCCGCGACCCGGATGGCCGAGCGCATCGGGCAGCAGCTCGCGAAGCCCATCCGGGCGGCCGGGCACGATCTGCTGATCCGCGCGAACATCGGGCTGGCCGACACCGGCCCGTTCACCGAACCGCCGGAGGCGCTGCGCCGGGCCGACGTCGCCATGTACGCTGCCAAGGGGGCCGGCGAGCCGTACCGCTGGTACGTCGCGGATTTCGACCGGGGCGCCGACGAGGACGCCCGGATCGGCGCCGAGCTGCGCACCGCGATGGACGCCGGGCACCTGCGGCTGGTCTATCAGCCGATCGTCGAGCTGCCCACCGGCCGGCTGGTCGCCGTGGAGGCGCTGGTGCGCTGGCACCACCCGGAACGCGGCGTGATCGGCCCGGCCGACTTCATCCCGGTCGCCGAACGCGACGGCACGATCGTGGAACTCGGCGCCTGGATCCTGCGCGAGGCGTGCCGGCAGCTGGCGATCTGGCGCGCCGAGCCCGGCTCGGGCGCACCCCCGCGGGTCACCGTCAACGTGTCGGCCCGCCAGCTCGCCCGCCCCGGGCTCGTCGACACGGTCCGGGACGCGCTGACCGTCAACGGGCTTCCCGCCGCGTCCCTGACCGTCGAGGTGACCGAAACCGCCGTCTTCGAGAGCGGCCGCTCCGTCGAGGCGCTGCACCGGCTGGACGAGATGGGTGTCCGGATCGCCCTGGACGACTTCGGCACCGGGCACTCCTCGCTCACCCTGCTGCAAACCGTGCCGGCGCACGCCCTCAAGGTCGACAAGTCGTTCGTCGACCAGGTCGCCGCGGGCGGGCGCCCGGCGGTCATCGCCGCCACCCTGATCAAGGTCGCCGAGGGGCTCGGCATGTCCGCCGTGGCCGAGGGCGTGGAGACCGCGGAGCAGGCTGCCGAGCTGCACCGGCTCGGCTACCAGCTGGCGCAGGGCTACTACTTCGGCCGCCCCACCGAGAACCCTCGATCGGCCGACGCCGCGCTGGCGGGCTGA
- a CDS encoding ATP-binding protein, translating into MAELNEAVLRDPARLAAVAMARRRWPAAPPPMDAIARLAARLLTASMAAVTLVDDVQEYFAGVHDLPAELTGEGRAPLTYSVCKYVVSRGRPVWSADLLTEKSPDLREHPLVRSFGMRAFAGVPLRDAAGQPLGSLTVFDTVARPWTAEQLTTLTEVAALLRDADRSAGPDAVAGLDTAALLDSMQEAFLAIDPDGIVAGFNRAAHRLLGYTAEQVCGRHLDDCLLPGYDGQPIDFALGRLFEAAPRRPVLRSLTMRHRDGHRLPVQASLSVVRSAAGALACVFLTDLSERDAAQQLADRHGSFLNALLDSLSVGVAACDETGRVVLLNRALREVRGWSDDVKLPVDYPATLHDMLRYPDLRPMPWQQTPLMRAFHGERVVDADVLAVVPGHRTRRFATTAQPIIGADGTLLGAVAVAHEVTAVRRAERFRVCHQEVDQALRTAASPAEAVPEILRAVTTALGWPCAELFLIDELTGELRSAGHYDATDVRDDGFFGHVPVRGQGITGRAWHSGRPFWVPDVTRLERPTPYERERIRICHERGIRTVLAVPVRQGDTLLGVLTCYAGTPEFHEDLLTVLLDGIAAQIGLHLALRRSEQFARQLARAQNDFIDLVGHELRTPLTSIAANASLLADESAAFDADHQHMIEAVGRNTAVVQEIVDTLLDLAGLESGQIPLSVRRTDLAGLVTEAVTATGRPIDTDLPEHLYVTGDPARLRQVVDDLLANAVAYSPPDGRIRVRLHGDGDLVELSIADHGIGIPGAEHEQALDRFYRGSNVRHHGISGSGLGLSLARAIVRRHHGTITLDDNQPTGTVVRVRLPGRTR; encoded by the coding sequence GTGGCTGAACTGAACGAGGCAGTGCTGCGCGATCCTGCCCGGCTGGCCGCGGTTGCCATGGCCCGCCGCCGGTGGCCGGCCGCGCCGCCGCCGATGGACGCGATCGCCCGATTGGCGGCCCGGCTGCTGACCGCGTCGATGGCGGCGGTCACGCTCGTCGACGACGTGCAGGAGTATTTCGCGGGCGTCCACGACCTGCCCGCGGAGCTGACCGGCGAGGGCCGGGCGCCGCTGACGTACTCGGTCTGCAAGTACGTGGTCAGCCGCGGACGGCCGGTGTGGTCCGCCGACCTGCTCACCGAGAAGAGCCCTGACCTGCGCGAGCACCCGCTGGTGCGGAGTTTCGGGATGCGGGCGTTCGCCGGGGTGCCACTGCGCGACGCGGCCGGTCAGCCGCTCGGGTCGCTGACCGTCTTCGACACCGTGGCCCGGCCGTGGACGGCCGAGCAGCTGACCACCCTGACCGAGGTCGCCGCGCTGCTGCGCGACGCGGACCGCTCCGCCGGCCCGGACGCGGTGGCCGGCCTGGACACCGCGGCGCTGCTCGACAGCATGCAGGAGGCGTTCCTCGCCATCGACCCGGACGGCATCGTCGCCGGCTTCAACCGCGCCGCTCACCGGCTGCTCGGCTACACCGCCGAGCAGGTGTGCGGCCGGCACCTGGACGACTGCCTGCTGCCCGGTTACGACGGGCAGCCGATCGACTTCGCGCTCGGCCGGCTGTTCGAGGCGGCGCCGCGCCGGCCCGTGCTGCGCAGCCTGACCATGCGGCACCGCGACGGGCACCGGCTGCCGGTCCAGGCGTCGCTGTCCGTGGTCCGCAGCGCCGCGGGCGCCCTGGCGTGCGTCTTTCTCACCGACCTGTCCGAGCGTGATGCCGCGCAACAACTGGCTGACCGGCACGGCAGCTTCCTGAACGCGCTGCTGGACAGCCTCTCGGTCGGGGTGGCCGCCTGCGACGAGACCGGCCGGGTGGTGCTGCTCAACCGTGCCCTGCGCGAGGTCAGGGGCTGGTCCGACGACGTGAAGCTGCCGGTCGACTATCCGGCGACGCTCCATGACATGCTGCGCTATCCCGATCTGCGGCCGATGCCGTGGCAGCAGACCCCGCTCATGCGGGCCTTCCACGGCGAGCGCGTCGTCGACGCCGACGTGCTGGCCGTCGTCCCGGGTCACCGGACCCGCCGGTTCGCCACCACCGCTCAGCCGATCATCGGCGCCGACGGGACGCTGCTCGGCGCCGTGGCGGTCGCCCACGAGGTCACCGCCGTGCGCCGCGCCGAACGCTTCCGGGTGTGTCACCAGGAGGTCGACCAGGCCCTGCGCACCGCCGCCTCGCCCGCCGAGGCGGTACCGGAGATCCTGCGCGCGGTGACGACCGCGCTCGGCTGGCCCTGCGCCGAACTGTTCCTGATCGACGAGCTGACCGGTGAGCTGCGCTCGGCCGGGCACTACGACGCCACCGATGTCCGCGACGACGGCTTCTTCGGGCACGTCCCGGTGCGCGGGCAGGGCATCACGGGCCGGGCCTGGCACAGCGGAAGGCCGTTCTGGGTTCCCGACGTGACCCGGCTGGAGCGGCCGACCCCGTACGAACGGGAGCGGATCCGGATCTGCCACGAGCGCGGCATCCGGACCGTCCTCGCGGTGCCGGTCCGGCAGGGCGACACGCTGCTCGGCGTGCTGACCTGCTACGCCGGCACCCCGGAGTTCCACGAGGACCTGCTGACCGTGCTGCTCGACGGGATCGCCGCGCAGATCGGTCTGCACCTGGCGCTGCGCCGCTCGGAACAGTTCGCCCGGCAACTGGCCCGCGCGCAGAACGACTTCATCGACCTGGTCGGCCACGAGTTGCGCACCCCGCTGACGTCGATCGCCGCCAACGCGAGTCTGCTCGCCGACGAGTCGGCCGCCTTCGACGCCGACCACCAGCACATGATCGAGGCGGTCGGCCGCAACACCGCCGTCGTGCAGGAGATCGTGGACACCCTGCTGGACCTGGCCGGCCTGGAATCCGGCCAGATCCCGCTGAGCGTCCGGCGGACCGACCTCGCCGGGCTCGTGACCGAGGCGGTGACCGCCACCGGCCGGCCGATCGACACCGACCTGCCCGAGCACCTGTACGTCACCGGGGACCCGGCCCGGCTCCGGCAGGTCGTCGACGATCTGCTCGCCAACGCCGTCGCCTACAGCCCGCCGGACGGCCGGATCCGGGTCCGGCTGCACGGGGACGGCGACCTCGTGGAGCTGAGCATCGCCGACCACGGCATCGGCATCCCGGGCGCCGAACACGAACAGGCCCTGGACCGGTTCTATCGCGGCAGCAACGTGCGGCACCACGGCATCTCCGGCAGCGGTCTCGGGCTCAGCCTCGCCCGCGCCATCGTGCGCCGTCACCACGGCACCATCACGCTCGACGACAACCAGCCCACCGGCACCGTCGTGCGGGTGCGCCTGCCCGGCCGTACCCGGTGA